A window of Castanea sativa cultivar Marrone di Chiusa Pesio chromosome 8, ASM4071231v1 genomic DNA:
AAATGTCTGgtagtgttaatttacccaaggaaGGCGGTctgaggaaccagacataatcaaggttctgtttaacacttagtaagaTAAAAAGaggtattaatttacccaaggtatgtggtccgaggagccaggcatgaccaaaattctgtttaatacttagacatataataagaagtattaatttacccaaggtatgtggtccgaggaccagacatgaccaaggttttgtttaatacttagacaaataataagaagtattaatttaccccaagtatgtggtccgaggagccaggcataaccaaaattctgtttaatacttagacatataataagaagtattaatttacccaaggtatgtggtctgagaaACCAGGCATgactaatgttctgtttaatactttgTAAGATAACAAGAGGTATTAATTTaaccaaggtatgtggttcgaggagtcaggtatgaccaaggttctatttaatacttagacgaataataagaagtattaatttacccaaggtatgtggtccgaggagctagacatgaccaatgttctatttcatacttagacgaataataagaagtattaatttacccgaggtatgtggtccgaggagccagacatgaccaaggttttgtttaatacttagacgaataataagaaatattaatttacccaaggtatgtggtccaaggagtcaggcatgaccaagattctgtttaatacttagacaaataataagaaatatttatttacccaaggtatgtggtccgaggaaccatgCATGacctaggttctgtttaatacttagtaaGATAACATGatgtattaatttacctaaggtatgtggttcgaggagccagacatgaccaatgttctgtttaatacttagacaaataataagaagtattaatttacccatggtatgtggttcgaggagccagacatgaccaaggttctatttaatacttaagTAGGTAATCAATGTAACAAATAATGTCGTAAGTAAAACATGGCAGaaatgcctttcattaatagtaatacattcgcaggttatttacattctaggggtgtggtacaacattttcatccaGATCTTCCAGGAAATATGCACCTATACCAGCCACCGAGGTGATACGGTATGACCCTTCCCAATTAGGCTCTAACTTCCCCTATGCTGGGTTCTTTGCAGTACCCAAAACTTTTCGTAATACCAAGTCTCCAGGAGCTAATGGTCTTAACTTCACATTTGAGTCATACCCTTACTTaagcttttgttgataataCGCCAACTGAACCATGACATTTTCTCTTTGCTCTTCAATCAAATCTAAGCTCCTCTCTAATAACCCATCATTAATGTCTGGAGTGAACAAACTCGTCCTTAACATCGGGAATCCAGTTTCCTGAGGAATTACAGCCTCGGTCCCATAAGTCAATGAATAGAGGGTTTCCCTTGTGGACCTACGAGgggtagtccgatatgtccaaagAACATACGGtagctcttccacccatttgccCTTGGCATCGTTCAACctttttttgagtttgtttaCTATGACCTTGTTCACAGCCTTAGCCTATCCATTTCCCTGGGGAGCCGGAGTTGAATACTTGTTCTTAATACCCATTTCACAACAATACCTGTTGAAAACCTTGCTATCAAACTAAAGCCTATTGTTTGagatgagggtgtgaggaatccCAAATCACGTGACAatattattttacataaatCTCTTAGCATTTATATCTCTGATGTTCGCTAGGGGCTTAACTTCAACCCATTCGGTGAAGTAATCAGTGCCAACCAAAAGCCATTTCCTGTTTCCTGCTGCTTTAGGGAAAGATCCCACAATGTCCAAGTCTCATTGAGTAAAAGGCCAGAGACTAAGGAGAGGATTAAGAACGCCcccaggttgatgaatgtttgggCAAACCTTtagcattggtcacacttcttcacataTTCTTGTGCTCCATTTTGCATACCTGGCCACTAATATCCTTGAGTGAGGGCCTTGTGAGATAGTGATCTGCCCactgtatgacttccacaaattccttcatgtaattcttctaGGAGGGGCTCTATTGCCTCAGGATGGACACACAAAGATATGGCCCAGAAAAAGAGCGCTTGTgcaatttttggtcctcgggTAAAAAAAACGAGGAGCTTTTCTTCTCACTTTATCAGCCTCTCCTTTCTCCTTGGGCAAGATGTCATCCTTAAGGAATATAACAatgggatccatccaactaggtcccactcTAATATGATGAATCTGCGCCCCTTCTTTCTTTACCTCGGCAGGTTCGCACAAATCCTCAACCAGGATGACCTGAGGTAAACTCTGGGTCGGGGAGGTTGCGAGCATGGCAAGAGAGTCAGCATGAGTATTTCTGCTTCCAGGGACTTGCTGTAAGGTgaaagacttgaaccctgatTGCAAATGTCTGACCTGACTTAAATACTCTTGCATTCTCAGATCCCTGGCTTCCAATTCTCCCTTTACCTGTCCAACAACTAGCCTGTAATCTGAAAATACTTCTACCACCCTTCCTCCCATTTTTTGAACCATAGTCATCCCCACTAACAAAGTTTCATACTTCGCCTCGTTGTTTGTGGCCGAGAAGCCTAAcctcaaggatttttttttctcaataacaATTCCTTCAGGAGATACCATGACTAGCCCCACctcagatcctctttgattagtAGCACCATTAACATACATCCTTGAGGATAGAGGTTCTTGTAAGGAGACCattccaactgattttccatccatgttttgcttttctccttctttttccaATAGAGGTCCAGTAAACTCGGCCACCTAGAACCGCAAGGACTTGACCCTTAATAGAGgtacgaggcatatacttgatatcgaaagtcCTCAGAATTGTACCTTATTTGGCAATCCTTCCTGTGTAATTAGCTTTCTGAAGTAGggattgaagaggaagttgagtcaaCACCACTACTGTGTaagcttggaagtaatgggggAGTTTacgtgtagcatgcaccactgccaATATGACCTTTTCCAATGGTAGGTACCGAACATCTGCTTCGTGTAAGGACTTACTCATAGACTGGCCTTTGCATCCCATCATTAATTCGTATTAGTACCAAGCTAACTGCATGGGGAGCTACAACAATGTAAGCAAATATGACCTCATCTTCCTCGGGCTTGGACATGACGGGTGGTCGAGAAAGGTATTCTTTCAACTGCTGAAAGGCTAGGATACACTCCTTGATCAATtcaaaccctttccacttatttagCAACTAgaagaaaggtctgcacctGTCTGCCAACCGAGAGATGAATCGGTTCAGGGCCGTAGTCATCCTTGTTAACTTCTGGACCTTtttaggattccgaggaggTTGCAAACTATTAATTTCCTTAATCTGATCAGGATTGAATTCAATTCCATGATGAGTGACCATgtaccaaaaaaatttccagaACCAACACTAAAAGAGcacttagaagcattaaggcgcTTGTGTTTCCTCAATATCTCAAAGATATTCCTGAGGTCACCAATGTGCTTAGATTCTaacttactcttcaccaccatatcatctatataaacctcaatattttttcctagttgtggctcaaacatcctggtcatcatcctctaATAGGTGAACCCtgcattctttaaaccaaagggcattatcTTGTAGTGGTAATTTCCAGTAAGAGTAACAAAAgctgtcttctcttgatcatctAGAGCTAAGGGTAGCTAATGGTACCTTtgaaaggcatctaaaaagctcatccgaggatggcctatagtggcatccaccaactgatctattCGAGGCATGGGAAAAGGGTTTTTGGGGCAagttttgttcaaatctgtgaaatctacacatactctccatttttcatttttcttcttcaccaccaccgtGTTGGCCAGCCAGTTAGGGTAAAACACCTCCTTAATAGCCCTAGCCTGCTTAAGTTTTATCACTTCGTCCTTGACAGCATCAGAATGCTCTTTAGatgaacgccgaggtggttacTTTTTGAGGATGATAGCCaagttgacatttaaatgatggaaaatgaagTTTGGATCCACCCCACGAGCTTCATAAGCACTCCATGCAAACAGATCAATATTCTTCCTAAGAAACACTATTAGCTCCTCCTTCTCTCGAAGAGGTAGCTGAACTCCAATCTGGAAAAACCTTTCTGTATCATCACctataacaattttttctaaCTTCTCGCACTTTGCCCTTCCATTGCCACATCCACAGATAAAACTAACATTTTTGATTGCTATAAGCCCTCTCCAGTAGAGGCCGAGGACTTTATCCCAGTCTGATGCCTAATTGCAGCCACCAAGCACTGCCTAGCCACAGATTGGTTTCCAACCACTTCCTCAACTCGATCCCCTGACGAGTACTTCACCTTCAGATGCAAAATGGAAGAAACGgcccccatggcatgaagccagGGTCTCACCACAATGGCAGTATAGGGGGAGTAAGCATCCACAATAATGAAGTCCACCTTGACCACCTCTGAACCTGCTTGGACTAGTAGTCTAATTTGACCCATCGGGATAACAACTATCCCATCAAAACCTACCAAAGGTGAATCATGACATGTCAAATCTTCAAGtttcaactttagccccttgtacaaatcagggtacatggTTTCTACATTGCTGCCTTGATCCACcaacaccctcttcacatcGTAGCCCCTATTCTAAGagtgaccaccagggcatcgTCGTGCGGCTGCACGGTtccaaccttatcttcatcagaAAAGCTCAATGCTGGTCAGACCTCCATCTTACTCCTCTTTAGCTCAGGGGACGAGTCCTCTGCGAGTGGCTGAGCTATGGATAGTACCTTAAAGGGGTGGCAACCAGTGCTTCCTGGAGCGGCAAGAATAACGCTAATTGTACCTAGAGGTGGCCTTGAAGAAGCATTTCTCTGAGCTCCTGACTTTGCCTGGCCTTCTTGCCCATTGGGGTGATACAAAATTTGCTTTAACCTACCACCTCGGACAAGCTGCTTTAGGTGATTCCATAAAGTTCTATAGTCTTCTGTGGTATGCCCTCGCTCTTGGTGGTATTAGCAATGAAGGCTTTGGTTGCGCCTCATAGGATCCCCTCCCATTTTATTTGTCCATTGAAAGTATGACTCATTCTTAATCTTCTCCAAGATTTGATGTACTGATTCTCGGAATACCGTGCTTACCACTTGAGCAACAGTAGTTCTAGATTGCCCAGCAAAATCGACTAAGGACGATTATTATTGTACttgtctgacctgaaatcccttctatCTTGATGGACCACCTTAGCCTTGCCTTTACTAAGTTGTTGGTCCTCTTCGACCCACTTATACTTGTTAATGCGGTCCATGAGTTCATTTATACTTTTAACAGGCTTCCCagtcaaagatttcctcaaacTGTGCTCGgcaggtaggccgaccttgaatgTCCTTATAGCCAcgtcatcaaaattttcatctatttcattaaacatttcctaGTATCTGTCGGAGTCGTCCTCAAGGTTTCTCCCTTGCGCATAGCCATAGACAGCATGGAGTCTAAAGGCCGAGGGACTCTACTACAGGTTACAAAACGGGAGCCAAAGGCCCTTGTAAGCTCTTTAAAGGATGCGATGGAACCTTCCCCCAGACCATTGTACCATCTCATCGCCATGGGCCCCAAACTGGACgggaacaccttgcacatcaaggttttaTTCTTCGAGTGAACAACTATTCTTTGGttgaaatggctcacatgctccacagggtctgtcctgccattatatATGGTGAACGTTGGCTGAGTAAACCGCTGGGGAAGCTTTCCTCTTTCAATCCTTCGGGTAAAAGGCAACTTAGAAATCTGATTGAGACCCTGCTCATAGTATCGTTGCCCAGGCCCCTGTGAGATGGGCTCTTCCCTCTCCGTTTATAATAGCGTTCCTTATCACACAAAAAAGACTCGCTGGGGGGAGTCCTTGACCTAGGCCGATAGTTGTTGTCACTATCACCACTAGAGGAATGGTAAAAACTAAAGGGAGTCCCTTTATATCGCTCGCGGCGCAACCTCCTTTGCAACCGGTCAATCTCCAGCTGCATGCTTCTAGTATTTTCTTCATGGGAGATGTGACTCCCACCATGAGACTGGCTTTTACTAGTGTGTATGGTGTGCACATTTACGACCCGGTCCCTTCTCTGCTCAAGATTACAAAATGATCTTGACGTTGGGATCCAATAGACTCCCCAGGTGTGAGCCTACCATCACTGAACGTTGATCTCACCAAAACTCTAGTAATTCtcacagacagcgccaattgtaaggacgtGGTTTTGTTCCTGAGCCCAAAAGGTAAAAGGatctaggcccaaagagcccaatacaatgaatttgtagagagtggactaGAAAACTAG
This region includes:
- the LOC142607599 gene encoding uncharacterized protein LOC142607599, producing MDGKSVGMVSLQEPLSSRMYVNGATNQRGSEVGLVMVSPEGIVIEKKKSLRLGFSATNNEAKYETLLVGMTMVQKMGGRVVEVFSDYRLVVGQVKGELEARDLRMQEYLSQVRHLQSGFKSFTLQQVPGSRNTHADSLAMLATSPTQSLPQVILVEDLCEPAEVKKEGAQIHHIRVGPSWMDPIVIFLKDDILPKEKGEADKETGFPMLRTSLFTPDINDGLLERSLDLIEEQRENVMVQLAYYQQKLK